In the genome of Acidobacteriota bacterium, one region contains:
- a CDS encoding ATP-binding protein — MAIEREFLRPPSGHFFLFGPRGTGKSTWLQATFPNAARIDLLAPAQQRLYAARPERLRELAAAPGVADLVIDEVQRVPELLTVVHQLTEESGRPRFVLTGSSARKLKRSGVDLLAGRAVVRSMHPFMAALGPRFDLAAALDQGLLPLIWDAGDPADTLSAYAGLYVQQEVQTEGLVRDLGAFHRFLEAISFSHSAVLNTSDVARECAVRRKTVEGFIEIVEDLLLAFRLPVFTRRARRQVTAHPKFYFADAGVFRSLRPAGPLDRPQEASGAALEGLVAQHLRAWIDYSGAAATLAFWRTRAGSEVDFVLYGRDVFWALEVKHAARIRPADLRSLKSFARDYPEAQPRLAYLGDERLRIDGILCVPVTELLHGIVPGKPLP, encoded by the coding sequence GTGGCGATAGAGAGGGAATTTTTACGGCCGCCTTCGGGACACTTCTTCCTGTTCGGCCCGCGCGGAACCGGCAAGAGCACCTGGCTGCAGGCCACGTTCCCGAACGCCGCCCGGATCGATCTGCTCGCGCCGGCCCAGCAGCGGCTGTACGCGGCGCGGCCGGAGCGGCTGCGGGAGCTGGCCGCGGCGCCCGGCGTGGCCGACCTCGTGATCGACGAGGTGCAGCGGGTTCCCGAGCTGCTGACCGTCGTTCACCAGTTGACGGAGGAGTCCGGCCGCCCGCGTTTCGTGCTCACCGGATCGAGCGCGCGCAAGCTCAAGCGCAGCGGAGTCGATCTGCTCGCCGGTCGCGCGGTCGTGCGATCGATGCATCCGTTCATGGCCGCGCTCGGCCCGCGCTTCGACTTGGCGGCGGCCCTCGACCAGGGGTTGTTGCCCTTGATCTGGGACGCCGGCGATCCTGCGGATACGCTGAGCGCCTACGCGGGGCTCTACGTCCAGCAGGAGGTCCAGACGGAGGGGCTGGTGCGCGACCTGGGCGCGTTCCACCGGTTCCTCGAAGCCATCAGCTTCTCGCACTCGGCCGTGCTCAACACCAGCGACGTGGCGCGAGAGTGCGCGGTGCGGCGCAAGACGGTGGAGGGGTTCATCGAGATCGTCGAGGACCTGCTGCTGGCGTTCCGGCTCCCGGTCTTCACCCGCCGCGCGCGCCGGCAGGTCACCGCGCACCCGAAGTTCTACTTCGCCGACGCCGGCGTGTTTCGCTCCCTGCGGCCGGCGGGACCGTTGGACCGGCCGCAGGAGGCCAGTGGCGCGGCGCTGGAGGGGCTGGTCGCGCAGCACCTGCGGGCGTGGATCGACTATTCGGGAGCCGCCGCCACGCTCGCGTTCTGGCGCACGCGGGCCGGCAGCGAGGTCGACTTCGTGCTCTACGGCCGCGACGTCTTCTGGGCTCTCGAGGTCAAGCACGCTGCGCGCATCCGGCCGGCGGATCTCAGGTCTCTGAAGAGCTTCGCCCGCGACTATCCGGAAGCGCAGCCCCGGCTGGCCTACCTCGGCGACGAACGCCTGCGGATCGACGGCATCCTGTGCGTGCCGGTGACCGAGCTGCTGCACGGCATCGTTCCGGGGAAGCCGCTGCCCTGA
- a CDS encoding sulfatase-like hydrolase/transferase, giving the protein MRCNPGLFRGSFRWRAIAPPAALAFLLAALPLAAQPASEAAPAPADRPNILFLFADDQRADTIGASGNEWIDTPNLDRLAAEGLSFERNYVFGSNSGAVCVPSRAMVLTGRSWMRSPNDMRGVPTLPRELEAVGYRTFITGKWHNGEEALLRSFDHGTAVYLGGMADHTQVEVQDIEDGRLVRRRVGREFSSELFADAVIAFLDEQARLEEQAPLREQARAAGQSGSQPEQPFFAYVPFMAPHDPRQPPPEYRERYYRRNLPLPANFMPQHPFDHGALILRDENLGAWPRTPEIIRDQLAEYYGLITHLDEQVGRILQALEENGQADNTVVVYAADHGLAMGSHGLLGKQNLYEHSMRCPLIIRGPGIPQGSTDAFTYLYDLFPTLLGLASAQTPPGIDGRDLGALWSGEGETAWRQSLFLPYRDLMRSVRDERYKLIVYPKVNHRQLFDLADDPDELRNLAADPAHGQTLARMEALLEGWRAALADPVPLEASDPLPLRRDLTGQAREPDRWQPRWIVDKYFDPPASTDPR; this is encoded by the coding sequence ATGAGATGTAATCCGGGACTCTTCCGCGGCTCGTTCCGATGGCGGGCGATCGCGCCGCCGGCGGCCCTGGCCTTCCTGCTCGCCGCGCTCCCCCTGGCCGCGCAGCCGGCGAGCGAGGCCGCACCGGCGCCGGCCGACCGCCCGAACATCCTGTTCCTGTTCGCGGACGATCAGCGCGCGGACACGATCGGCGCCTCGGGCAACGAGTGGATCGACACTCCGAACCTCGACCGACTGGCCGCCGAGGGCCTGAGCTTCGAGCGCAACTACGTGTTCGGCTCCAACAGCGGCGCGGTGTGCGTGCCGAGCCGGGCGATGGTGCTGACCGGCAGGAGCTGGATGCGCTCGCCGAACGACATGCGGGGCGTCCCGACCCTGCCGCGCGAGCTGGAGGCGGTGGGCTACCGCACCTTCATCACCGGGAAGTGGCACAACGGCGAAGAGGCGCTGCTGCGCAGCTTCGATCATGGCACGGCGGTGTACCTGGGCGGCATGGCCGATCACACGCAGGTGGAGGTGCAGGACATCGAAGACGGCAGGCTGGTCCGCCGGCGCGTCGGGCGGGAGTTCTCGAGCGAGCTGTTCGCCGACGCGGTGATCGCGTTTCTGGACGAGCAGGCGCGTCTGGAGGAACAGGCACCGCTGCGGGAGCAGGCGCGCGCCGCCGGGCAGTCCGGGTCGCAGCCGGAGCAGCCGTTCTTCGCCTACGTGCCGTTCATGGCGCCCCACGATCCGCGTCAGCCGCCGCCCGAGTACCGCGAGCGCTACTACCGCCGCAACCTGCCGCTGCCGGCCAACTTCATGCCGCAGCACCCGTTCGACCACGGCGCCCTGATCCTGCGCGACGAGAACCTGGGCGCCTGGCCGCGCACGCCGGAGATCATCCGCGATCAGTTGGCCGAGTACTACGGCCTCATCACCCACCTGGACGAGCAGGTGGGGCGGATTCTCCAGGCACTGGAGGAGAACGGTCAGGCCGACAACACCGTGGTCGTCTACGCCGCCGACCACGGGCTGGCGATGGGCAGCCACGGGTTGCTCGGCAAGCAGAACCTGTACGAGCACTCGATGCGTTGCCCGCTGATCATCCGCGGGCCGGGCATCCCACAAGGCTCGACGGATGCCTTCACCTACCTCTACGACCTGTTCCCGACCCTGCTCGGACTGGCTTCCGCACAGACGCCGCCCGGCATCGACGGCCGGGACCTGGGGGCACTGTGGTCGGGCGAGGGCGAGACGGCCTGGCGCCAGAGCCTGTTCCTGCCGTACCGGGACCTGATGCGCTCGGTGCGCGACGAGCGGTACAAGCTGATCGTCTATCCCAAGGTGAACCACCGGCAGTTGTTCGACCTCGCCGACGATCCCGACGAGCTGCGCAACCTCGCGGCCGACCCCGCGCACGGGCAGACCCTGGCCCGCATGGAAGCGTTGCTCGAAGGCTGGAGAGCCGCGCTGGCCGATCCCGTGCCGCTCGAAGCCTCCGACCCGTTGCCGCTCCGGCGCGATCTCACCGGGCAGGCGCGCGAGCCGGACCGCTGGCAGCCACGGTGGATCGTGGACAAGTACTTCGATCCACCGGCCTCGACCGATCCCAGGTAG
- a CDS encoding XRE family transcriptional regulator, which translates to MTADKDEIERGGGNVFADLELPDAEAHLLKAQLVTRIDEIIRRRGLKQVEAAKLLGLSQPDVSRLLRGSFREYSMERLLRLLTALGRDVNIVIRESRSEQRGRLSIEA; encoded by the coding sequence ATGACTGCCGACAAGGACGAGATCGAACGCGGTGGCGGCAACGTCTTCGCAGACCTGGAGCTCCCGGACGCCGAAGCGCACCTGCTCAAGGCGCAACTCGTCACCCGCATCGACGAGATCATTCGCCGGCGCGGCCTCAAGCAGGTCGAAGCCGCGAAGCTACTCGGGCTGTCGCAACCCGATGTGTCACGCCTGCTGCGGGGCAGTTTTCGGGAGTACTCCATGGAGCGCCTGCTGCGCCTGCTGACGGCACTGGGACGCGACGTCAACATCGTCATTCGAGAGTCCCGTTCGGAACAACGGGGGAGACTCAGTATCGAAGCATGA
- a CDS encoding type II toxin-antitoxin system RelE/ParE family toxin, producing MRSQEISSRHDGDTFRVVYTVRFKFAVYVLHVFQKKAKRGIATPKQEIDLVRRRLEAAQQHHDENYGGG from the coding sequence CTGCGCAGCCAGGAGATCTCCTCGCGCCATGATGGTGACACTTTCCGTGTGGTGTACACGGTCCGATTCAAGTTCGCTGTCTACGTCCTGCACGTCTTCCAAAAGAAGGCCAAGCGGGGAATCGCAACGCCGAAGCAGGAGATCGACCTGGTCAGACGCAGGCTCGAAGCCGCGCAGCAACACCACGACGAGAATTATGGTGGAGGGTAG